The Tessaracoccus aquimaris sequence GGCATGATCGTCGGCGGCATCCGGCAGACGTTCATGGAGGAGATCGACCTGAAGGGCAGCGCCAGGAAGGTGTTCGCCCGGATCGGAACCGTCGGCTACGTCGCCAAGGGTGTCGCGATCGGCATCGTCGGAGTGCTGTTCATCGTCGCGGTGCTGCGACGCAACCCCGACGAGGCGGGAGGCATCGACGAGGCGCTGAAGTCGCTGGTCGGGCTGCCGTTCGGCGCCGTCCTGCTGGTCCTCGTCGGCGTCGGGCTGATGCTCTACGGCATCTTCTGCTTCGCCCGCGCCAGGACGCTTGCCCGCGGCTGACCCTCGACGGATCGGCTCAGCGCGTGGCGATCACGCCGCTGGCTGGGTTAGGCGTTGAGCAGTAGTCACTGGTCGATGGCCGACACGCCGAGGGCACACGTCGAATCGGCCATCGAACCCGCACTACTGCTCAACGCCAGACCCGAACGCCCACCACGAGGGGACGCAAAAGTGGGGCCCGGCTCGGCCGGACCCCACTCGTGTGCGTCAGTAACTCAGGCCCAGATGCCCGCGTTGCGGGACTCGGTCGAGTTGTAGCCGTCGGCGATGTTGCCGAGGAGCACCGGCATGCGCTGCACGATGTCCTGCTGCTTGGCGGCCGACGCGTCCCAGGAACGCTGAACCTCGACGTAGGCGTTACGGGCGTTGTCTTCCCAGGCGCCGAGCGAGGTCGAAAGCTCGCCCTTCAGGTCCTCGAGAAGGCTGGTCAGCTCCTTGTGGGCAGCCGACAGGTTGCCGATGCCTTCCTGAAGGCCGGCAACGGAATACTGCGTGGAATCGCTCATTGGTATCTCCTATCGAATCTTGTTGATTGGATCAGCCGATGAGGCCGGCGATCTGGTTAGCGGTGGCCTGGTTCTCTTCCTCACGCGAGCCGTACTCGCGGAGCGTCTCGACCAGGGACGTGTGGATCTTGTCCAGGCCCTGCTTCACCTTCTCGAACTCGGTGTCGAACTGCTGGTAGCCCTGCTGGAACGCGGTCGATGCGTTGCCGTGCCAGCGCGACGCGAGGTCGGTCATCTGGCCCTGGAGGCGAGTCTGCAGCTGGTGGATCTGCTGGTGCTTGGTCTCGATCTGCTGCGTGGCCTTCTGCATTGCAGCGCGGTCAACGGACTTCTCCGCCATGGTTCATTCCCTTCGACGTTGAGCCCGGGAGGACTCAGTGGTAGCAACTTCGAGGTCAACTCAGGCTGCTTGCTGTCGAGCAAGACACTATGCGTCGTCAGGGTCAGTTCCGACGGCCTCCGGCGTAAACAAGTAGCAATACCTAGTCGGCCCGGGCAAGCCACGCGGCCCCTACTTACCTGATCGGCACGATCATGTCGCGGGAGAGCTTGCTTCCCTCCGAGAGACCCGGAGGCAACAGGTTCACGAGCCCCCCGGGGACGGGCATCGGGGTCACGTCGCCGTAGCCGAGCGCGGTGCGATCCTTCATGGTCGGGATGAAGTACGCCTTACCGTCGAGCAGCAGCGTCGCAGAGCCGGGTGCCTCGTCCGCGTCTGCGTTGCTCAGCAGCGCCCCGCTCAGGGCGGGCAGCATCACCCGGTCGATGTAGCGGCCGAGGGGGGCGGGCGCGTTGGAGGGGATGTCGTTGGTCTCGCCGCCGATGTCGAGCGCGATCCGACCCGGCGCGTCCTTCTGGAACGTGGCGCACACCTGGACCTTCTCCGACGAGAACGACGCGGGCGGCGTCGGCTGGTCGAGCGGGATGCCGTCCTGGGTGAACGTGGGGATGTCGGCGTTCAGTCGCCTGGTCACCTGCACGTCGTCGAGCTTGGTGGGCTCGGCTGTGTCGCCGTACTCCTGCTGAATCGCCTTCATCTCCAGGTACGAGATGCGCGACAGGCCGCCGGTGAGTTGGATGTAGTAGCGGTCGCGGTCCCCGTCGTCGACGTAGGCCATCTTGCCGACCGACATGTTCTCGCTTCCCGCCGACCCGTAGCCCTCGACGGGGCGGGGGTTGATGGGGACGCCGCCCGGCAGCGAGGCGATCCACCCATCGCCAGGGGTGATTACCGGAAGATTGCCGATCAGGCTCGACTGCTGGCCTGGCCTCGCGTACAACTGGTGCGTCTGGCCGCCGTAGACGAGGTAGTCGGTGCCGTTGGAGTGCCGGGCGACGACGGCGATGTCGTCGCGCGCGGGCGTCGATGAGCCAAACTCGAGCGTCAGGTACGGCTGGTCGTGCCCGTTGAGGGGCACCGAGCACAGCCGGATGGGGTAGTTGGCGAGGTCCTTCGACGACGGCAACTGCCGCGGCGACCCTGGGATGCCCATGGTGCCCTGCTGAACCTGCCCGCGCAGCGCCTCGGTCTTGACCTCGATGACCCGCGGCTGCCCCTTCGGGTCGGCCCCGGCAGCGAGCAGCCGCGCCGACGCGACGTCGGCCATCGGGTACAGCTTGTCCTCGGTGTAGACGAACAGCGCGCCCGACTGCGGGTCGGACAAGATGACGTCCTGCTCGTTCTTCCAGGAGTCGTTCGCGGTGCCGCCGCCCAACAGGCCAAGCAGGGTCGTGCCCGCAAGAAGCACCACACCGAGCAGCACAGAGACGAAGGTCGCGGTGCCGACGCGGCGCAGCGGGGGAGTCGGGTCGTCCGGGTCACGGTCGACGAAGGCGGCGATCATCCGCCTCGACGTGAAGGACTGCGCCTTCAGGAGGTCCTTGCGGGTCGCCATGGCAGTCCTCCGTCGGGTGTCGGTGCAGCGCGGTCGTCGGCAACCTTATCCCGGTGACGGTGCCACGAAGGAGTTCAGAGGCCCGGCAGTGCGCAGCACAGGCCATAGAGTAGGCGGCGGCCGGAAGGAGGACCCATGCTGCGCAAGACCCCGCCCCCACGTTCGACGCTGCAACGGCGGACGAGGTCGACCCGATACATCGGGATGGTCGTCGCATGGCAGGTCGTCCTCGTGGTGATCGTCCCCCTCGTGCTGCTGCGGCAGCCGTGGTCGATCGGGGTCGCTGCGGCCCTGCTGCTTGTCGCCATCCTGCTCACGGTCCCGGTCAACGGCCGCACCCTCGGCGCGACCCTGCGGATCCGCCGCCGCTTCCGGGCGCGGGCCAGGCACCGCGTGCAGCGGCCCGACGTGGCTCCCGGCCTCGTGCCGCTCGCCCAGTGGGTGCCGAAGCTCGAACTGACGCAGATCAAGGACGCCCACGACGGCGAGATCGGCGTCGTCGCCGACGGCGACTCGTGGTGCGGGCTGCTCGAGGTCACCAGCGACAACTCCCTGTTCACCGACCGTGGCGCCAAGCTCGACCTCGCGATCCTCGGCTCCCTGACCCGCCAGGACGACGTCGTCTTCGCGGGCATCCAGGTCGTCACGTACACCGTCCCCGGCCCCGCCGCGGCGATGCTGCCAGCGACCTCGCCCGCCATCCAGGCCTACCGCGAGGTAGCGGGCAACGCCACCCCGCCCGCCATCCGGCGCACCTGGATCGCGCTGCGCCTCGACCCGAGGCTGTGCCTGGAGGCGGTCGACCGCCGCGGCTCCGGCCAGGTCGGCGTGTTCGCGACGCTGCGCTTCGGCCTGCACCGCGCCCAAGCCACCCTCAAGCGGCACGGCATGCCGACCGAACCGCTCGACCCGATCGGCATCGCCGACGTGCTGGCCCTCACCACCGGCGCCGCCGACGTCTACGACGGAGAACGCAGCAGCGAGGGCTGGGAGCAGTGGACCTGCGACTCCCTGACCCACCGCACGCGCGGCCTGCACGGCTTCGGCGAGGCCCCCAGCGCCCTCTACCAGGGGCTGCTGGACGTCGCGACTCAGACCCCCGCCATGTTCTGCGTCACGTCGCTGACGGTCGCGCCTGGTGAGCCGCCCAGGGGTGCGATGCGACTCGTCAGCCCCAACCCCGAGCAGGCCGTGACGGCGGACGAGTTCGTGCTCGCCGCCGTTCCGCGCGACCTGCGGATCGGCCCGCTCGGCGGAAACCAGGTGCCTGGACTGCTGGCGACCATCCCGCTCGGAAGGCAGATCGACCAGTGAGCGAGATCACGTTCCAGGCGCTCGCCCCCGGCTCCGACACCGACACGAGCGAGGTGCGCACCGGCCCCTCCGGGCTCGTCGTCGGCATCGGGCAGGCCGGCCCCGTCACGCTCCGCCTGTTCCGGCTCCAGCCGACCCGGATCTTCATGTCCACGCCCGAGTACGTCACCTGGCTGCTCGCGTTCCGGGCGATGTGCCTGGGCGCGCACCTCTCGGTGATCATCGAGGACCACCGCAAGTGGCTCTCCCTGGCCGACACCGTCCGCGCCTGCGGAGGCACCATCGATCTGCTCCGCGGGCCGGAGAACCTGCCCGGGCAGGGAAGGCCGTACCGCCCCAGCCTCGTCATCGACGGGATGGGGGCCGTCTCGGCGTCCGACCGGCTCGGCGCCTGGCAGTCGCACGTCACGCTCGGGAATCCGGACGAGGGCCGCGCAGTCAGCGACCTGCGAGCCGCGGAGGTCGCACTGATCGCGCCGCTCTCCGGTCGTGGGGCCGAGCATCTTCGGCGCGCCTACGCGCTGTCGAGCGGCCAGGTGAAGGCGGTCACGGACCTCGACGAGACCGAGGTCGTGATGGCGAGCGTGCGGCGCATGACGCGCGTCCAGGTCGCCCCCTCGCCCACCGAGCACCGCCTCCTGTTCGGCGGCTGACCGGCCGGGCGGCCCGGCTCAGAGCAGGTTGCCGAAGTACGAGTACAGGTCGAGCACGCCGAGCAGCGAGGGCACGATGCCGATGATGGCAAGCCACTCGAAGATGTCGCCCCAGCGGCCCCAGGTGGGCGAGAGCACCTTGGCGTAGGTCGACGCCGAGTAGTGCGCGAAGATGTAGGCCGCCACCAGGGAGCCTGCGAACAGCAGCGCGCTGCCAAGCAGCGACGAGGACGCCACGATCGCGCCCGCGACCGCTGCCATCGCGACGCAGGCGATCCCGCCGAGCAGCAGGGCGAGGCGCTGCGTCAGGCCGACGAAGGCCCTGGCCCGCAGCAGGAACGCGAGGCCGACGCTCAGCACCAGCAGCGCCGACCACAGCGATCCCTGCGTCAGCGTCAGCGCCGCCGCGAGCACCGCGACGGCGGAGGTGGCGGCGAGCATCGAGCCGAGCAACCGGTCGGCGAAGAGCGCCCGGCTGACGATGTCGGACTGCACGGGTGTCTCGTCCGCGAGCATGGCCTCGGTCGTGACGGGCAGGTTCGGGAGCGCGACCCCGGCGATCCGGTAGCTCAGCGTCGGGAGGAACGACGTCAGGAAGGCCATCACGGCGAGCGTGACCGCGGCGACGTCGACGTTGTGGCCGGGCACCACGATCATCGAACTGGCCGCGATGAGCGTGAACAGCGCCGTCAGGGCGACGGCGAGCAGCGCGAGCGCGCTGACCCGGGCCGCCAGCGCACAGGCGGCGCTTGCGACAAGCACCCCGGCCGCGGACAGCACCAGTCGCACCGACAGCGGCACCGCCTCCGAGACGGGCTCCGCCGCGAACCAGCCCGCGATGCCTGCGAGCGCAGCGCTTGCCCACGCA is a genomic window containing:
- a CDS encoding type VII secretion protein EccB yields the protein MATRKDLLKAQSFTSRRMIAAFVDRDPDDPTPPLRRVGTATFVSVLLGVVLLAGTTLLGLLGGGTANDSWKNEQDVILSDPQSGALFVYTEDKLYPMADVASARLLAAGADPKGQPRVIEVKTEALRGQVQQGTMGIPGSPRQLPSSKDLANYPIRLCSVPLNGHDQPYLTLEFGSSTPARDDIAVVARHSNGTDYLVYGGQTHQLYARPGQQSSLIGNLPVITPGDGWIASLPGGVPINPRPVEGYGSAGSENMSVGKMAYVDDGDRDRYYIQLTGGLSRISYLEMKAIQQEYGDTAEPTKLDDVQVTRRLNADIPTFTQDGIPLDQPTPPASFSSEKVQVCATFQKDAPGRIALDIGGETNDIPSNAPAPLGRYIDRVMLPALSGALLSNADADEAPGSATLLLDGKAYFIPTMKDRTALGYGDVTPMPVPGGLVNLLPPGLSEGSKLSRDMIVPIR
- the eccE gene encoding type VII secretion protein EccE; this translates as MLRKTPPPRSTLQRRTRSTRYIGMVVAWQVVLVVIVPLVLLRQPWSIGVAAALLLVAILLTVPVNGRTLGATLRIRRRFRARARHRVQRPDVAPGLVPLAQWVPKLELTQIKDAHDGEIGVVADGDSWCGLLEVTSDNSLFTDRGAKLDLAILGSLTRQDDVVFAGIQVVTYTVPGPAAAMLPATSPAIQAYREVAGNATPPAIRRTWIALRLDPRLCLEAVDRRGSGQVGVFATLRFGLHRAQATLKRHGMPTEPLDPIGIADVLALTTGAADVYDGERSSEGWEQWTCDSLTHRTRGLHGFGEAPSALYQGLLDVATQTPAMFCVTSLTVAPGEPPRGAMRLVSPNPEQAVTADEFVLAAVPRDLRIGPLGGNQVPGLLATIPLGRQIDQ
- a CDS encoding WXG100 family type VII secretion target, producing MAEKSVDRAAMQKATQQIETKHQQIHQLQTRLQGQMTDLASRWHGNASTAFQQGYQQFDTEFEKVKQGLDKIHTSLVETLREYGSREEENQATANQIAGLIG
- the eccD gene encoding type VII secretion integral membrane protein EccD; protein product: MSIAPEEDLSRVTIISSSRRVDLALPGAVTLSELMPSIVRFSGLESNTPTDAVHAWVLQRFGSDPFDLYTPVNKLNLRDGETLHLRQRENAIPDAAFDDVVDAVAGATNSRPSWAARNSRRLGLILMMTVLIGLPLLIILAQPHVDAAQARMDPSLRLPLAIAVAVTAFLSFASAIGSVALARAAHEKPTATCLAWASAALAGIAGWFAAEPVSEAVPLSVRLVLSAAGVLVASAACALAARVSALALLAVALTALFTLIAASSMIVVPGHNVDVAAVTLAVMAFLTSFLPTLSYRIAGVALPNLPVTTEAMLADETPVQSDIVSRALFADRLLGSMLAATSAVAVLAAALTLTQGSLWSALLVLSVGLAFLLRARAFVGLTQRLALLLGGIACVAMAAVAGAIVASSSLLGSALLFAGSLVAAYIFAHYSASTYAKVLSPTWGRWGDIFEWLAIIGIVPSLLGVLDLYSYFGNLL
- a CDS encoding WXG100 family type VII secretion target, encoding MSDSTQYSVAGLQEGIGNLSAAHKELTSLLEDLKGELSTSLGAWEDNARNAYVEVQRSWDASAAKQQDIVQRMPVLLGNIADGYNSTESRNAGIWA